The following proteins are co-located in the Pontiella desulfatans genome:
- a CDS encoding helix-turn-helix domain-containing protein: MSKKYQSVSDLIKSMDLPEERKQEQIDYINARRLSRLLTVMRAKQGMNQQQAAEKCGCSQSRISKLEYKEDRKITVGELLDYSDALGLDLSVQFTPKKMKIVDRVKMHAFQIEQLLQRLVKLSKGDKKMEKAASSFHGECLVNLLSIVGESQKAIRPHKEKELTVVGPPEIEQMIEEECMRA, from the coding sequence ATGAGCAAAAAATACCAGAGTGTATCGGATTTGATCAAATCCATGGATCTGCCGGAGGAACGGAAACAAGAGCAGATCGACTATATCAACGCGCGGCGCCTTTCGCGCTTGCTAACGGTCATGCGCGCCAAGCAGGGCATGAACCAGCAGCAGGCCGCGGAAAAGTGCGGATGCTCCCAAAGCCGTATCTCCAAGCTCGAATATAAGGAGGATCGCAAAATCACGGTTGGTGAACTGCTCGATTATTCCGACGCCCTCGGTTTGGATCTGTCCGTACAGTTCACCCCGAAAAAAATGAAGATTGTCGACCGCGTGAAAATGCACGCCTTCCAAATCGAGCAGTTGCTCCAGCGCTTGGTAAAACTGAGCAAAGGCGACAAGAAAATGGAAAAAGCGGCATCTTCATTCCACGGGGAATGCTTGGTCAACTTGCTTTCGATTGTGGGTGAAAGTCAAAAGGCCATTCGTCCACATAAGGAAAAGGAACTTACCGTTGTGGGGCCCCCTGAAATCGAACAGATGATCGAGGAAGAGTGTATGCGAGCCTGA